A DNA window from Streptomyces asoensis contains the following coding sequences:
- a CDS encoding PPOX class F420-dependent oxidoreductase, whose translation MDEKAIDRLASGKYLLITSYRKNGTGVATPVWVVRDGDTLGAWSAADAWKVKRIRARGDVLVGPCDVRGNPTGEQVPATAEICDAAATARYRALLARKYGVVGRLVLLGSRLRRGKDGTVGIRVTL comes from the coding sequence ATGGACGAGAAGGCGATCGACCGGCTGGCGTCGGGCAAGTACCTGCTGATCACCAGCTACCGCAAGAACGGGACCGGCGTCGCCACCCCCGTGTGGGTGGTGCGCGACGGGGACACGCTCGGCGCCTGGTCGGCCGCCGACGCCTGGAAGGTGAAGCGGATCAGGGCCCGCGGCGACGTGCTCGTCGGGCCCTGCGACGTACGCGGCAACCCGACCGGCGAGCAGGTGCCGGCCACCGCCGAGATCTGCGACGCGGCGGCCACCGCCCGCTACCGCGCCCTGCTGGCCCGCAAGTACGGCGTCGTCGGCCGTCTCGTCCTGCTGGGCAGCAGGCTGCGCCGCGGCAAGGACGGGACCGTCGGGATCCGCGTCACGCTCTGA